In Nicotiana tabacum cultivar K326 chromosome 21, ASM71507v2, whole genome shotgun sequence, one DNA window encodes the following:
- the LOC142175370 gene encoding uncharacterized protein LOC142175370: protein MNCVSKELYSGIVYSTNASSVWGDLKERFDKIDCSRIFQIHKEIATITQGTSSISAYFSKLRLLWAEFDSLAPIPGCDCAKSREFVVFMERLKLLQFLMGFNESYEQTRSHILMMVPVPTINKTYSMLMESERKRSIANDDTREVTALMTTRANNSAQKGKRNYNLYCNYCKLKGHTREGCYKLIGYPADFKYKKKPGVGAAHNAIVEDQIRHDALANTGGGADKLNTTDGIQGPYFTPEQ, encoded by the coding sequence ATGAATTGTGTGTCGAAGGAACTGTATAGTGGAATAGTGTACTCGACAAATGCCTCCTCAGTTTGGGGAGATTTGAAGGAACGATTTGACAAAATTGATTGCTCTAGGATTTTTCAAATACATAAGGAAATTGCTACTATAACTCAGGGAACCAGTTCCATTTCtgcttatttttcaaagttgCGGCTGTTGTGGGCTGAGTTTGACAGCCTAGCTCCAATTCCTGGATGTGATTGTGCCAAATCACGTGAATTTGTAGTGTTCATGGAGAGGCTGAAGTTGTTACAGTTTCTAATGGGATTCAATGAGTCCTATGAGCAGACAAGGAGCCACATTCTAATGATGGTGCCAGTGCCTACAATCAACAAAACCTACTCGATGTTGATGGAGAGTGAAAGGAAGAGGAGCATAGCAAATGATGATACTAGAGAGGTGACAGCACTCATGACAACAAGGGCAAATAATTCTGcacaaaaagggaaaaggaacTACAACTTGTACTGTAATTATTGCAAACTCAAAGGGCACACTCGTGAAGGATGCTACAAGTTGATAGGATATCCTGCTGACTTTAAGTATAAAAAGAAGCCTGGTGTTGGAGCTGCTCACAATGCTATAGTGGAGGATCAAATAAGGCATGATGCATTGGCAAATACTGGTGGGGGAGCAGACAAATTAAACACCACAGATGGGATCCAAGGACCATACTTCACACCAGAACAATAA